A segment of the Vibrio aquimaris genome:
TCTTTTAACAGGGTTTATTTTTGTTGAGGATATGTTCGCGCAAGGCAAAGCACATAAAGGTGTTCTGTCTTTTATCGCGTGGATCGTATATTCAATTTTACTTTGGGGTCATTACCAAAAGGGTTGGCGAGGTCGTAAGGTAACTTGGTTTGCCGTTGCTGGCGCAACTTTGTTGACCTTAGCCTACTTCGGAAGTCGATTTGTTCGTGAAATTATTCTTAACTAATTGATATTTAAGAGTGCACATAATACGCCTTTCTTTTACAATGTTTTACTTATAACCTGAGATTGACTTCACGCTTGGCTTAGGTCATAAATTAACCAAACCTCAAAAGGAAACATTCAGCTTTGGACGACATATCAACGGGTGCATTATTTGCCCTACTCGCGTGTCTTATCGTTATTTCAGGATATTTTTCAGGTTCAGAGACAGGCATGATGGCTTTGAACCGATACCGACTTAAACACCTAGCTAATCATGGTCATAAAGGCGCTAAACGTGTAGAAAAACTACTGGCTCGCCCTGATCGACTCATTGGTCTGATTTTAATCGGCAACAACCTAGTTAACATTCTGGCTTCCGCCATCGCAACCATCTTAGGTATGCGTCTGTACGGCGATATCGGTGTAGCGATAGCAACAGGCGCATTAACCATGGTTATCCTCGTATTTGCTGAGGTTACGCCTAAAACTCTTGCAGCCCTCTACCCTGAGCGAGTGTCATACGCGAGCAGTATCCTTCTCACCATATTAATGAAATTGCTGTCGCCATTAGTCATGTTGGTTAACTTCATCACTAACGGTTTTATTCGGCTATTAGGGATCAGAGCCAAGCATGGCGGTGACGATCATTTAAGCTCTGAAGAGTTACGTACTGTGGTTAACGAAGCTGGTAGTCTCATTCCGAGGCGACATCAAGATATGTTGATTTCAATTCTCGACCTAGAGAATGTAACTGTTAACGACATTATGATTCCAAGAAATGAAATTACTGGTATCGACATAAATGATGACTGGAAGTCCATAGTAAGACAATTAACTCACTCCCCACATGGCCGTGTTGTTCTGTATCGAGATCAAATCGACGAAGTGGTCGGCATGCTAAGACTGCGAGAGTCTTATCGTCTGATGCTGGAGAAGAATGAGTTCAACAAAAAAACCTTACTGCGTGCTGCTGACGAAGTGTACTTTATTCCAGAAGGCACGCCTCTCAATATTCAGTTGCTTAAATTTCAGCGCAACAAAGAACGTATTGGCCTAATTGTTAATGAGTATGGCGATATCATTGGTCTTATTACTCTTGAGGATATTTTGGAAGAGATCGTTGGTGAATTCACTACTTCAATCACTCCAAGTCTGTCTGATGAAATTACACCTCAAGGCGATGGAAGCTTTTTGATAGAAGGGAGTGCAAACATCCGAGACATCAACAAAGGGCTAATGTGGACATTACCGACAGATGGTCCTAGAACATTAAATGGGCTCATATTGGAACATTTGGAAGACATACCAGAAAGCCATATCAGTGTTCAAGTTTCCGGCCATCCAATGGAAATCGTTGACCTAGAAGAAAACCGCATCAAATTAGTTAAAGTGTATCCTTGCAAGGATAAAGATAAATAACGACCAATAAAAAAGGCCTTGAACACATCAAGGCCTTTTCTAAACTTAAGCTCACCTACTCTTCATTAATACTGAATAGACTCTCCATGTTGAGGCCCTGCTTAATCAGGATTTCTCTTAGGCGACGCAAACCTTCAACCTGTATTTGTCTTACCCTTTCTCGAGTAAGGTTAATCTCACGCCCAACTTCCTCTAAAGTTGAAGGCTCATACCCCAATAGTCCAAACCGACGTGCGAGGACCTCTTTTTGTTTTGGGTTTAACTCGTCAAGCCAATCAATCAATGAAGACTTGATATCATCATCCTGAGTAGAAACTTCGGGGTCTGAATTGTTTACATCAGGAATGATATCAAGCAGTGCTTTCTCACCATCTCCACCAATTGGAGTGTCGACTGAACTGATGCGCTCATTAAGACGCAGCATCTTACTGACATCATCGACTGGCTTATCTAGTTGAAGTGCGATCTCTTCTGCTGTTGGCTCATGATCAAGTTTTTGAGAAAGCTCTCTGGCTGTACGTAAATAGATGTTAAGCTCTTTCACGACGTGAATAGGCAAACGTATAGTCCGAGTCTGATTCATCAAAGCACGCTCAATGGTTTGTCTTATCCACCATGTTGCGTAAGTTGAAAAGCGAAAACCTCTCTCTGGGTCAAATTTTTCGACCGCTCGGATCAAACCTAGGTTGCCTTCTTCAATAAGATCAAGTAACGCGAGACCACGGTTACCGTATCGACGGGATATTTTCACCACTAAACGAAGATTACTTTCAATCATACGTTTACGAGCTGCTTCGTCTCCTCTCAGAGCACGACGAGCATATAGTACCTCTTCTTCTGCGGTGAGCAGAGGTGAAAAACCTATTTCTCCTAAATAAAGTTGGGTCGCATCCAAGCTTTTGGTAGATACATCAAAGTCTTCTTTTGCATCCTCGGCTCGGGCACTGCCCGTGGTTGTGGAATCATCAGCCTGAATCGCTTCCATTTCTGCTTCAAGCTCAAACTCTTCGACTTTCGTTGCTGTGTTACTGATACTCATAGCGCCTCCCCCTGGCGATCTAGCGAAGCATTCCTTTTAATGCCGCTATAAATCTATAAAGTATTAGGGTAAGTAGCGTTTAGGATTCACTGACTTACCTTGGTAACGAATTTCAAAGTGTAGTCGAACACTGTTAGTTCCAGAACTGCCCATCGTTGCGATCTTCTGGCCTGCTGTTACACTTTGTCCTTCGTGTACGAGCAACCGTTCATTATGCGCATAAGCACTGAGATAGTTATCGTTGTGTTTAATAATCACCAGATTCCCATAACCCTTGAGTGCATTACCCGAATATACAACGGTTCCA
Coding sequences within it:
- a CDS encoding HlyC/CorC family transporter, translated to MDDISTGALFALLACLIVISGYFSGSETGMMALNRYRLKHLANHGHKGAKRVEKLLARPDRLIGLILIGNNLVNILASAIATILGMRLYGDIGVAIATGALTMVILVFAEVTPKTLAALYPERVSYASSILLTILMKLLSPLVMLVNFITNGFIRLLGIRAKHGGDDHLSSEELRTVVNEAGSLIPRRHQDMLISILDLENVTVNDIMIPRNEITGIDINDDWKSIVRQLTHSPHGRVVLYRDQIDEVVGMLRLRESYRLMLEKNEFNKKTLLRAADEVYFIPEGTPLNIQLLKFQRNKERIGLIVNEYGDIIGLITLEDILEEIVGEFTTSITPSLSDEITPQGDGSFLIEGSANIRDINKGLMWTLPTDGPRTLNGLILEHLEDIPESHISVQVSGHPMEIVDLEENRIKLVKVYPCKDKDK
- the rpoS gene encoding RNA polymerase sigma factor RpoS, producing the protein MSISNTATKVEEFELEAEMEAIQADDSTTTGSARAEDAKEDFDVSTKSLDATQLYLGEIGFSPLLTAEEEVLYARRALRGDEAARKRMIESNLRLVVKISRRYGNRGLALLDLIEEGNLGLIRAVEKFDPERGFRFSTYATWWIRQTIERALMNQTRTIRLPIHVVKELNIYLRTARELSQKLDHEPTAEEIALQLDKPVDDVSKMLRLNERISSVDTPIGGDGEKALLDIIPDVNNSDPEVSTQDDDIKSSLIDWLDELNPKQKEVLARRFGLLGYEPSTLEEVGREINLTRERVRQIQVEGLRRLREILIKQGLNMESLFSINEE